One stretch of Alphaproteobacteria bacterium DNA includes these proteins:
- a CDS encoding glycosyltransferase family 4 protein, which produces MMKRILFLAETAERLGSSIFLLHFLSWLKAEGLAESHVLFAAPGSMLNDFNEICETTILLPDGRMTPQALAEATPALQKLRAQPFDLLFANTASTAPLLDLTAKPGLPVLAHVMEGAYSIRHVLGQEALERLKRHASRFVAASSSIERELANEFHIPPHLLACVPCAARLPRPGPKSAHDGLTVLAAGTLNWRKGPDLFLQLAGETKRQAPRLQARFIWAGRESEAGIGDRLAYEAKLAGVEDRLVFLGEVQDMPTLYASADIFVLASREEPLGLVCVEAAAMGLPVLCFKGAGAAPDFVGEDAGVCVSFPAIGEMAAALIRLAGDPGLREEMGKTGQARALAQHDMEMAGPAMWKIIEGVCG; this is translated from the coding sequence ATGATGAAACGCATCTTGTTCCTGGCCGAGACGGCCGAGCGACTGGGCAGTTCGATATTTCTGCTCCACTTTTTGTCCTGGCTGAAAGCGGAGGGGCTGGCCGAATCCCACGTTCTGTTCGCCGCCCCAGGGTCGATGTTGAACGATTTCAATGAGATATGTGAAACAACAATCCTGTTGCCGGATGGCCGGATGACGCCCCAGGCGCTGGCCGAGGCCACCCCCGCCTTGCAAAAACTGCGCGCCCAGCCCTTCGATCTGCTTTTTGCCAACACGGCCAGCACGGCCCCGCTTCTGGACCTGACGGCCAAGCCCGGCCTGCCGGTCCTGGCGCATGTGATGGAAGGGGCCTATTCGATCCGCCATGTGCTGGGGCAAGAGGCGCTGGAGCGCCTGAAACGCCATGCCAGCCGGTTCGTCGCCGCCTCAAGCTCGATCGAGCGGGAATTGGCCAACGAGTTCCATATCCCTCCCCATCTGCTGGCCTGCGTGCCCTGCGCCGCCCGCCTGCCCCGCCCCGGCCCCAAATCCGCGCATGACGGATTGACCGTGCTGGCCGCCGGGACCTTGAACTGGCGCAAGGGACCCGACCTGTTCTTGCAACTGGCCGGGGAAACCAAGCGCCAAGCCCCCCGGCTTCAGGCCCGTTTCATCTGGGCGGGCCGGGAAAGCGAGGCGGGCATCGGCGACCGCTTGGCTTACGAAGCGAAATTGGCGGGCGTTGAAGATCGCCTCGTCTTCCTGGGCGAAGTCCAGGACATGCCAACCCTTTACGCATCCGCCGACATTTTCGTGCTGGCGTCTCGGGAAGAGCCGCTGGGGCTGGTCTGCGTGGAAGCCGCCGCCATGGGCCTGCCGGTTCTGTGCTTCAAGGGAGCGGGCGCCGCCCCCGATTTCGTGGGCGAGGATGCGGGCGTTTGCGTCTCTTTCCCCGCCATCGGCGAGATGGCGGCGGCGCTGATCAGGCTGGCGGGCGATCCTGGCTTGCGCGAAGAAATGGGCAAGACGGGACAAGCGCGCGCCCTGGCTCAGCACGACATGGAGATGGCGGGACCGGCGATGTGGAAAATCATCGAAGGGGTTTGCGGTTAG
- a CDS encoding addiction module protein codes for MPNPTAAQLTPEEKLALIGKLWDSMNDSEMTLTTAQQDELDRRLASLDQDLKQAADWPGLRDELLKRLA; via the coding sequence ATGCCCAACCCAACTGCCGCTCAACTAACCCCAGAAGAGAAGCTGGCGCTGATCGGCAAGCTATGGGACAGCATGAACGATTCCGAGATGACGCTTACTACTGCCCAACAAGATGAACTGGATCGACGCCTTGCTTCGCTGGACCAGGACCTCAAACAGGCAGCGGATTGGCCCGGGCTTCGTGACGAACTCCTCAAGCGCCTGGCCTAA
- a CDS encoding AbrB/MazE/SpoVT family DNA-binding domain-containing protein, whose protein sequence is MASAITQKGQVTLPKSVRDYLGVAPGALVEFVLGKDGQVMVVPASPTRRRPNSRFAKLRGQAGEGMSTKDIMKLTRGE, encoded by the coding sequence ATGGCATCCGCGATCACTCAAAAGGGACAGGTTACCCTTCCCAAAAGCGTGCGCGACTATCTGGGCGTCGCTCCTGGCGCCTTGGTCGAATTCGTGCTGGGCAAGGACGGACAGGTGATGGTGGTTCCCGCCTCGCCGACGCGTCGGCGTCCCAACAGCCGCTTCGCCAAACTGCGCGGACAAGCGGGCGAGGGGATGAGCACCAAGGACATCATGAAACTGACGCGTGGAGAATAG
- a CDS encoding proline--tRNA ligase, protein MRLSRFFMPTMKDTPSEAQIASHRLMLRAGMVRQSAAGIYSWLPMGHKVLKKIEAIVREEQDAAGAQELLMPTIQPAELWKESGRYDDYGKEMLRITDRHEREMLFGPTNEELITDIVRKDIRSYRALPKILYHIQWKFRDEVRPRFGVMRGREFLMKDSYSFDLDYAGAKRSYETMFVAYLRTFAKMGLKAIPMAADTGPIGGDLSHEFIILAETGESQVYCHKDLLDIDVLSEPVDYAGDVTTMVERFTSLYAATDEKHDVKQADLLGDKLVSARGIEVGHIFYFGTKYSAALGAMVQGPGGENITIEMGSYGIGVSRLVGAIIEAHHDEAGIIWPESVAPFRVGLVNLKVGDGECDRVCGELYGTMIGKGIEVLYDDRDERAGVKFADMDLIGLPWQLVAGPKGLKAGVVELKYRATGEKHELSVESALARLAG, encoded by the coding sequence ATGCGCCTTAGCCGTTTTTTCATGCCCACCATGAAGGATACCCCGTCCGAGGCCCAGATCGCCTCGCACCGTTTGATGCTGCGCGCCGGCATGGTCCGCCAATCGGCGGCGGGCATCTATTCTTGGCTGCCCATGGGCCATAAGGTGTTAAAGAAGATCGAGGCCATCGTGCGCGAGGAACAGGATGCTGCGGGGGCGCAGGAACTGCTGATGCCCACCATCCAGCCTGCCGAACTGTGGAAGGAAAGCGGACGCTACGACGATTACGGCAAGGAGATGCTGCGCATCACCGACCGCCACGAGCGCGAGATGCTGTTCGGCCCCACCAACGAGGAACTGATCACCGATATCGTGCGCAAGGATATCCGCAGCTACCGGGCACTTCCCAAAATTCTCTATCACATCCAGTGGAAGTTCCGCGATGAAGTGCGTCCGCGTTTCGGCGTGATGCGCGGACGCGAATTCCTGATGAAGGACAGCTATTCCTTCGATCTCGATTACGCGGGCGCCAAGCGCTCGTACGAAACCATGTTCGTGGCCTATCTGCGCACCTTCGCCAAGATGGGGCTGAAGGCGATTCCGATGGCCGCCGACACCGGCCCCATCGGCGGCGACCTTTCCCACGAATTCATCATTCTGGCCGAAACCGGCGAAAGCCAAGTCTATTGCCACAAGGACCTGCTGGACATCGACGTGCTGAGCGAGCCGGTCGATTACGCGGGCGACGTGACGACCATGGTCGAGCGTTTCACCTCGCTTTACGCCGCCACCGACGAAAAACACGACGTGAAGCAGGCCGATCTGCTGGGCGACAAGCTGGTGAGCGCGCGTGGCATCGAAGTGGGCCACATCTTCTATTTCGGCACCAAATATTCCGCCGCTCTGGGGGCGATGGTGCAGGGTCCCGGCGGCGAGAACATCACCATCGAAATGGGGTCCTACGGCATCGGCGTGTCGCGCTTGGTGGGCGCCATCATCGAGGCGCATCACGACGAGGCTGGCATCATCTGGCCGGAAAGCGTGGCGCCCTTCCGCGTGGGTCTGGTCAATCTGAAAGTGGGTGATGGCGAGTGCGACCGCGTGTGCGGCGAGCTGTACGGCACCATGATCGGCAAGGGCATCGAAGTGCTGTATGACGACCGCGACGAACGCGCGGGCGTCAAGTTCGCCGACATGGACCTGATCGGCTTGCCCTGGCAATTGGTGGCCGGACCCAAGGGGTTGAAGGCGGGCGTGGTCGAACTGAAATATCGCGCCACCGGCGAGAAGCACGAATTGTCGGTCGAATCGGCTTTGGCAAGATTGGCGGGATAA
- the mce gene encoding methylmalonyl-CoA epimerase — MIGRLNHVAIAVPDLDAAAKSYRQTLGAIVSTPCDIPDHGVTVVFVELSNTKIELVHPLGDASPLKGFLEKNPAGGIHHVCYEVADIREARDKLRAAGARVLGDGEPKIGAHGKPVLFLHPKDFQGALVELEEA; from the coding sequence ATGATCGGACGTTTGAACCATGTCGCCATCGCGGTGCCGGATCTCGACGCCGCCGCCAAATCCTATCGCCAAACGCTGGGCGCCATCGTCTCGACGCCTTGCGACATTCCCGACCATGGCGTCACCGTCGTCTTCGTCGAATTGTCCAACACCAAGATCGAACTGGTGCATCCCTTGGGCGACGCTTCGCCCTTGAAGGGGTTTTTGGAGAAGAATCCGGCGGGCGGCATCCATCATGTCTGCTACGAGGTGGCGGATATCCGCGAGGCCAGGGACAAGTTGAGGGCTGCGGGTGCCAGGGTGCTGGGCGACGGCGAACCCAAGATCGGCGCGCATGGCAAGCCGGTGCTGTTTCTGCATCCCAAGGATTTCCAGGGCGCCCTGGTCGAATTGGAAGAAGCGTAG
- a CDS encoding radical SAM protein, translating to MSLGWGAVSIDTVQVETTRDCNLACPGCLRTLRKKMGRWSDDRMSALLFSRVLDNLPACRVLILNGTGEPMLNPEIADIVRQARDSGKFQGITFNSNGLTRGVDAYIDVARAGLGFLSISVDSLTQDVADKVRAGTKVDKLAARIGELAKALPIPITITSVVCRDNLLDIGETLAKLNDLGRFTVFLTDWSDVALLDFLDPMARRLDDKERAFLSALVVKLGPQLPNLDLVLTQPAQRGQEQRCPAPFRHPFIDAQGYLTPCCTLTDAHHYGHVSIAEMPLQEALKQPQPARWLEGYALAEPLSCRGCQHALRR from the coding sequence GTGAGCCTGGGCTGGGGCGCGGTCTCCATCGATACCGTGCAGGTGGAAACGACCAGGGACTGCAACTTGGCCTGCCCCGGCTGTCTGCGCACCTTGCGAAAGAAAATGGGCCGCTGGTCGGATGATCGGATGAGCGCCCTGCTGTTTTCCCGCGTGCTGGATAACCTGCCCGCTTGCCGGGTGCTTATCCTGAACGGCACCGGCGAGCCGATGTTGAACCCCGAGATTGCCGACATCGTGCGCCAAGCCAGGGACAGCGGCAAATTCCAGGGCATCACCTTCAACAGCAACGGGCTGACCCGCGGGGTCGATGCCTATATCGACGTCGCCCGGGCGGGGCTTGGTTTCTTGTCCATTTCGGTCGATTCCCTGACCCAGGATGTGGCCGACAAGGTGCGTGCGGGCACCAAGGTGGACAAGCTGGCGGCGCGCATTGGCGAACTTGCCAAGGCTTTGCCCATTCCCATCACCATCACCAGCGTGGTCTGCCGCGACAATCTGCTGGATATCGGCGAAACGCTGGCCAAGCTGAATGATCTGGGGCGCTTCACGGTGTTTCTGACCGACTGGTCCGACGTGGCGCTGCTCGATTTTCTGGACCCCATGGCCCGCAGGCTGGACGACAAGGAGCGCGCCTTCCTGTCTGCTCTGGTCGTGAAGTTGGGACCTCAATTGCCCAATTTGGACCTCGTGCTGACCCAGCCCGCCCAGCGCGGCCAGGAGCAACGCTGCCCGGCCCCATTCCGTCACCCCTTCATCGATGCCCAAGGCTATCTGACGCCTTGCTGCACGTTGACCGACGCCCATCATTACGGCCATGTCAGCATCGCCGAGATGCCGTTGCAAGAAGCGTTGAAACAGCCCCAGCCCGCCCGCTGGCTGGAAGGCTATGCGCTGGCCGAACCGCTGTCCTGCCGGGGTTGCCAACATGCGCTCAGGCGGTAA
- a CDS encoding lipoprotein-releasing ABC transporter permease subunit: MVFGAFERMVAMRYLRARRQEGFISVIAGFSLLGIGLGVATLIIVMSVMNGFRAELLGRILGLNGHLGVYGYANQLTDYDRLADSIRNIDGIVHVSPTLEGQVMVTGRNHAQGALVRGVRGADLLSREVIAKNFNGDINAFNNNEGVVIGSRLATKLGLGVGDVLTMIAPKGQVTAFGTVPRMRAYPIVATFNVGMYEYDSSYIFMPLEESQIFFQTKEKDAVTHLEVVLSNPDLVPKVRAQVAERIGDAGSVYDWQQANSSFFNAVQVERNVMFLILTLIILVAAFNIISSLIMLVKDKGRDIAILRTMGATQGMIQRIFLLSGASVGVTGTVLGVVLGLSFALNIESIRQLLQSLTGTDLFSAEIYFLSKLPAKVDFGEVVQVVLMALGLSFAATIYPSWRAAKLDPVEALRYE, translated from the coding sequence ATGGTCTTCGGCGCCTTCGAACGCATGGTGGCCATGCGCTATCTACGCGCACGCCGCCAGGAAGGATTCATCTCGGTCATCGCGGGTTTCTCGCTGCTGGGCATCGGCCTTGGCGTGGCGACGCTGATCATCGTGATGTCCGTCATGAATGGCTTTCGCGCCGAACTGCTGGGCCGCATCCTGGGGCTGAACGGCCATCTGGGCGTTTACGGCTATGCCAATCAGTTGACCGATTACGACCGCCTAGCCGATTCGATCCGCAACATCGATGGCATTGTCCATGTCTCGCCCACGCTGGAAGGCCAAGTGATGGTGACCGGGCGCAACCATGCGCAGGGCGCTTTGGTGCGCGGCGTGCGCGGCGCCGATCTTCTCAGCCGCGAGGTGATCGCCAAGAACTTCAATGGCGACATCAACGCCTTCAACAACAACGAGGGCGTCGTCATCGGCTCGCGACTGGCCACCAAGCTGGGCCTGGGGGTGGGCGACGTGCTGACCATGATCGCCCCCAAGGGACAGGTGACGGCGTTCGGCACCGTGCCCCGCATGCGCGCCTATCCCATCGTCGCCACCTTCAATGTCGGCATGTACGAATACGATTCCTCCTACATCTTCATGCCGCTTGAAGAATCGCAGATATTCTTCCAGACCAAGGAGAAGGACGCGGTCACCCATCTGGAAGTGGTGCTCAGCAATCCCGATCTGGTGCCCAAGGTGCGCGCCCAGGTGGCCGAGCGCATCGGCGATGCGGGCAGCGTCTATGATTGGCAACAGGCCAATTCCAGCTTCTTCAACGCGGTGCAGGTGGAACGCAACGTCATGTTCCTGATTTTGACGCTGATCATCCTGGTCGCCGCCTTCAACATCATTTCCAGCCTGATCATGCTGGTCAAGGACAAGGGACGCGACATCGCGATCCTGCGCACCATGGGAGCGACCCAGGGCATGATCCAGCGCATCTTTCTGTTGTCGGGCGCTAGCGTCGGCGTGACCGGCACCGTTCTGGGCGTGGTATTGGGGCTTTCCTTCGCACTCAACATCGAAAGCATCCGCCAGTTGCTGCAAAGCCTGACCGGCACCGATCTGTTTTCGGCGGAAATCTATTTCCTGTCGAAATTGCCAGCCAAGGTCGATTTCGGCGAAGTGGTCCAAGTGGTGCTGATGGCGCTGGGCCTGTCCTTCGCCGCCACCATCTATCCTTCCTGGCGCGCCGCCAAGCTCGATCCGGTCGAGGCGCTGCGCTATGAATGA
- a CDS encoding type II toxin-antitoxin system VapC family toxin, protein MATLADANVLLDVATNDPEWADWSINMLEGAALQGPLLINDVVYAELSVRFERIEDLNLFVGDAGLVIDPMPKEALFLAGKVFLDYKRNGGRRSGVLPDFFIGAHAMVAGHTLLTRNTKRYLTYFPGIALAGP, encoded by the coding sequence GTGGCGACGCTGGCCGACGCCAATGTCTTGTTGGATGTAGCGACCAACGATCCCGAATGGGCCGATTGGTCGATCAACATGCTGGAAGGGGCGGCCCTTCAGGGGCCGCTGCTGATCAATGACGTGGTCTATGCCGAATTGTCGGTGCGCTTCGAACGCATCGAGGATTTGAACCTCTTTGTCGGCGATGCCGGGCTGGTCATCGATCCCATGCCCAAAGAGGCGCTGTTCCTGGCTGGCAAAGTGTTCCTGGATTACAAGCGCAACGGCGGAAGGCGGAGCGGCGTGCTGCCTGATTTCTTCATCGGCGCCCATGCCATGGTGGCGGGCCATACGCTGCTGACCCGCAACACCAAACGCTATCTGACCTACTTTCCCGGCATCGCGCTGGCAGGCCCATAA
- a CDS encoding ABC transporter ATP-binding protein: MNEVVLKLSGVMRSFHQGRADLQVLKGAEIEVKSGEIVAMVGPSGAGKSTLLHIAGLLEKPDAGQVMLAGQDATLLNDDKRTAIRRRAMGFVYQYHHLLPEFSALENVVLPQMIAGVSKSKASARARELLGRMGLSGRETHRPGQLSGGEQQRVAICRALANRPKLLLADEPTGNLDPATADIVFQELLSLVREQGLAALIATHNPDLAARMDRRVRLKDGGLVPA, translated from the coding sequence ATGAATGAGGTGGTGCTGAAACTGTCGGGCGTCATGCGCTCGTTCCATCAGGGACGCGCCGATCTTCAGGTTTTGAAGGGCGCCGAGATCGAAGTGAAAAGCGGCGAGATCGTCGCCATGGTGGGGCCGTCGGGCGCTGGCAAATCCACGCTGCTGCATATCGCCGGGCTTTTGGAAAAGCCGGATGCGGGACAGGTGATGCTGGCGGGGCAGGACGCGACGCTGTTGAACGACGACAAGCGCACCGCCATTCGGCGCAGAGCCATGGGCTTCGTCTATCAGTATCACCATCTGCTGCCGGAATTTTCGGCGCTGGAGAATGTGGTGTTGCCGCAGATGATCGCGGGCGTCTCGAAGTCGAAGGCAAGTGCCAGGGCGCGCGAATTACTGGGCCGCATGGGGCTTTCTGGGCGCGAGACGCACCGACCGGGCCAGCTTTCCGGCGGCGAGCAACAGCGGGTGGCGATTTGCCGAGCGCTGGCCAATCGCCCGAAATTGCTGCTGGCCGACGAGCCGACCGGCAATCTCGATCCCGCCACTGCCGACATCGTGTTCCAGGAACTGCTAAGCCTTGTGCGCGAGCAGGGCTTGGCGGCGCTGATCGCCACCCACAATCCCGATCTGGCGGCGCGCATGGACCGGCGCGTCAGGCTGAAAGACGGCGGTTTGGTTCCTGCCTAA
- a CDS encoding branched-chain amino acid ABC transporter substrate-binding protein, with product MTSIKTSLLAASAIMAFSAQAAMADITISTVGPMTGQYAAFGEQMKRGAEMAVEDINAKGGVMGQKLKLEVGDDACDPKQAVAVANQMAAKKVALVAGHFCSGSSIPASEVYKEEGILQISPASTNPTFTERGFANVFRTCGRDDQQGGTAAAYLAKNFKGKNIAVIHDKTAYGKGLADETKAALNKAGVKEVLYEAISAGEKDYSALVSKLKEVKADVIYLGGYHTEGGLIIRQAKEQGLKAVLVSGDALVTEEFWKITGDAGEGTLMTFSPDPAKDPANKDLVAKFQAKGFKPEGYTLYTYGTIQAWAQAVEASKGTDTKKVAAELKKSKFKTVLGNIGFDAKGDVTAPGYVMYVWSKGTYDYKK from the coding sequence ATGACCAGCATCAAGACATCCCTGTTGGCCGCCAGCGCGATCATGGCCTTCTCGGCCCAGGCCGCCATGGCCGACATCACCATTTCCACCGTCGGCCCGATGACCGGCCAATATGCCGCTTTCGGCGAACAGATGAAGCGCGGCGCCGAAATGGCGGTCGAAGACATCAACGCCAAGGGCGGCGTGATGGGGCAAAAGCTGAAGCTGGAAGTGGGCGACGACGCTTGCGACCCCAAGCAGGCGGTGGCGGTCGCCAATCAGATGGCCGCCAAAAAGGTGGCGCTGGTGGCGGGTCATTTCTGCTCGGGGTCCTCGATCCCGGCCTCCGAAGTCTATAAGGAAGAAGGCATCCTGCAAATTTCGCCCGCCTCGACCAATCCCACCTTCACCGAGCGCGGCTTCGCCAACGTGTTCCGCACCTGCGGACGCGACGACCAGCAGGGCGGCACGGCAGCGGCCTATCTGGCCAAGAACTTCAAGGGCAAGAACATCGCCGTCATCCATGACAAGACCGCCTATGGCAAGGGCTTGGCCGACGAGACCAAAGCGGCGCTCAACAAGGCTGGCGTGAAGGAAGTTCTCTACGAAGCCATCTCGGCGGGCGAGAAGGACTATTCGGCGCTGGTCAGCAAGCTGAAGGAAGTGAAGGCCGACGTGATTTATCTGGGCGGCTATCACACCGAAGGCGGCCTGATCATCCGCCAAGCCAAGGAACAGGGGCTTAAGGCCGTTCTGGTCTCCGGCGACGCCTTGGTCACCGAGGAATTCTGGAAGATCACCGGCGACGCTGGCGAAGGCACCTTGATGACCTTCAGCCCCGATCCGGCCAAGGACCCGGCCAACAAGGATCTGGTCGCCAAGTTCCAGGCCAAGGGCTTCAAGCCCGAAGGCTATACGCTTTACACCTATGGCACCATCCAGGCCTGGGCGCAGGCGGTCGAGGCCAGCAAGGGCACCGACACCAAGAAGGTGGCGGCCGAGCTGAAGAAAAGCAAGTTCAAGACCGTGCTGGGCAATATCGGTTTCGACGCCAAGGGCGACGTGACCGCGCCCGGCTATGTCATGTATGTCTGGTCGAAGGGCACTTACGACTACAAGAAGTAA
- a CDS encoding MFS transporter, which yields MIWLVLIATTAAQALATLAMLAIPVIAPTIAAAFGVDASLIGLQVSIVYGGAMLTSIVGGTLDRKWGAVRSSQAALGFGAAGLLLAVLPWLASLALGSLLIGFAYGLTNPAAAHLLTRFTPAKRRNLIFSIKQAAVPLGGMMAGLITPPLTDAFGWRIAFAVIALGLVLLAVLLQSGRKAWDGDREPHIKLHVNPFAGLSVVWRNKPVRWLSWCGFFFSAVQMCVASFLVTFLVHEIGFGLIEAGVVMALMQTGGVAGRMSWGWLADLIKSGYKVLLIIGVIAVLASLASAFLVPGTPDWFVKLVFVTLGFTAIGWNGVYLAEVARLVPREQVSIATGGTLFFTFMGVFFGPALFSLVYGATQTYAATYAGLGLVTLAGMTMVWKSKKS from the coding sequence ATGATCTGGCTTGTCCTTATCGCCACCACCGCCGCCCAGGCCCTGGCCACCTTGGCCATGCTGGCCATTCCCGTCATCGCGCCCACCATCGCCGCCGCCTTCGGCGTCGACGCATCGCTGATCGGCCTTCAGGTCAGCATCGTTTACGGCGGCGCCATGCTGACCTCGATCGTGGGCGGAACGCTGGACCGCAAATGGGGGGCGGTGCGTTCAAGCCAGGCGGCTTTGGGCTTCGGCGCGGCGGGTCTGTTGCTGGCCGTGCTGCCCTGGCTGGCAAGTCTGGCCCTGGGATCGCTGCTGATCGGCTTCGCCTATGGGCTGACCAATCCGGCGGCGGCGCATCTGCTGACCCGCTTCACGCCCGCCAAACGGCGCAACCTGATTTTCTCGATCAAGCAGGCCGCAGTGCCGCTGGGCGGCATGATGGCCGGATTGATCACGCCGCCCTTGACCGACGCCTTCGGCTGGCGCATCGCCTTCGCCGTCATAGCGCTGGGACTGGTCTTGCTGGCCGTCCTCTTGCAAAGCGGGCGCAAGGCATGGGATGGCGACCGCGAGCCGCATATCAAACTGCACGTCAATCCCTTTGCGGGGCTAAGCGTGGTCTGGCGAAACAAGCCGGTGCGTTGGCTGTCTTGGTGCGGATTTTTCTTCTCAGCCGTCCAGATGTGCGTCGCCAGCTTCCTGGTGACCTTCCTGGTCCATGAGATCGGCTTTGGCCTGATCGAGGCGGGCGTGGTCATGGCGCTCATGCAAACCGGCGGCGTTGCTGGCCGCATGAGCTGGGGCTGGCTGGCCGACCTGATCAAAAGCGGCTACAAGGTGCTGCTGATCATCGGCGTCATCGCCGTGCTGGCGTCGCTGGCGTCCGCCTTCCTGGTTCCCGGCACGCCCGACTGGTTCGTCAAACTGGTCTTCGTCACACTGGGTTTCACGGCCATTGGATGGAACGGCGTGTATCTGGCGGAAGTGGCGCGTCTGGTCCCCAGGGAACAGGTCAGCATCGCCACCGGCGGCACGCTGTTCTTCACCTTCATGGGCGTCTTCTTCGGCCCAGCTTTGTTCAGCTTGGTCTATGGCGCCACGCAAACCTATGCCGCCACCTATGCCGGACTGGGATTGGTGACCCTGGCCGGCATGACGATGGTGTGGAAATCCAAAAAAAGTTAG
- a CDS encoding DNA-3-methyladenine glycosylase I, with the protein MSWYCDIAPGHPVHGSYHDTEYGFPVSDEAVLFERLALEIMQAGLSWEIVLKKRAGIFKAFDGFKVDRVARYGEQESQRLLEDAGIIRNRRKIAAIIENANRIRQLRKSHGGFHAWIEAHHPLPKEEWVKLFKKSFVFTGGEVVNEFLMSLGYLPGAHRPDCKVAKKIAKLKPAWMRAGMKIAT; encoded by the coding sequence ATGAGCTGGTATTGCGACATAGCGCCGGGCCATCCAGTGCACGGCTCCTATCACGACACGGAATATGGTTTCCCGGTCAGCGACGAAGCCGTGCTGTTCGAGCGCTTGGCGTTGGAGATCATGCAGGCGGGCTTGTCGTGGGAAATCGTGCTGAAAAAGCGCGCCGGCATCTTTAAAGCCTTCGACGGGTTCAAGGTTGACCGCGTGGCCCGCTATGGCGAGCAGGAAAGCCAGCGCCTGCTGGAAGACGCCGGGATCATCCGCAACCGACGCAAGATCGCCGCCATCATCGAGAACGCAAACCGCATCCGGCAATTGCGCAAAAGCCATGGCGGTTTTCACGCCTGGATCGAGGCGCATCACCCTTTGCCCAAGGAGGAGTGGGTCAAGCTGTTCAAGAAGAGTTTCGTTTTCACGGGCGGCGAGGTGGTGAACGAGTTTCTGATGAGCCTGGGCTATTTGCCCGGCGCCCATCGTCCCGACTGCAAGGTGGCCAAGAAGATCGCCAAACTGAAACCGGCCTGGATGCGGGCGGGCATGAAAATCGCGACATAA
- a CDS encoding type II toxin-antitoxin system RelE/ParE family toxin, producing the protein MRQVVFGPSAKKELIEALDWYKSRAPELGERFITEIDTAVARISEGPLRYPVVYKDLRRIRLRHFPYGLFYRVTESQLFVIACFHSNRDPKRWKERN; encoded by the coding sequence ATGCGACAAGTCGTTTTTGGGCCATCGGCAAAAAAGGAACTGATTGAAGCTCTCGACTGGTACAAGTCCCGCGCCCCGGAACTCGGGGAACGCTTCATCACCGAAATCGATACCGCAGTTGCGCGAATTTCCGAAGGTCCGTTAAGGTATCCCGTTGTTTACAAGGATCTAAGGCGCATCCGACTTCGCCACTTTCCCTACGGCCTGTTCTACCGCGTAACCGAATCCCAACTGTTTGTCATCGCCTGCTTCCACAGCAACCGCGATCCAAAACGTTGGAAAGAGCGGAATTGA